The DNA region AGTCCGCCACGCTCCACCTCGGCGACACCGTCACTCCGCTCGCCTGATCTCTTCGCTTTCTTCGCCCGCTCAAAACGTCTTCAGCCGCACGTTCCGATATTCGACCTTCATCGGCGGACCCGAGTGAACCTGCACGCCAATAAATCCCTCCACCGGATGATTCGCCTCATCGTCATCGATCACGACACACATCACGCGGCCATTGATGATGTGCGTGAAAACATTCCCCCGCGCGATCAAGTGCACTGAGTTCCAGCCATCCGTGATCGCCTGCGCCAGCTCCGCTTCCTCGCCTGTCCGCGCCAGCAGTGTCGGCGGACGCCCACCCGTCACCCGCGACACGCCTCCCCGCACACCGAGAAACAACCGCCCCTTCTCCTCATAATTTCCGCCAAAATACTGCTTCCGCCCATCGATATCCAACTGCGGCCCGCGCATCGCGAATGCATTCGCCGGTGTCACTTTATCCTCCGCCATCACGCTCCGATAGTTGATGCCGCTGTTACCCCGCTCGCTGATGCGACACTCCAGCCTCAGTTCAAAATCCTTCGGCCGTCCACCCTGCCACACGAGAAACGTATTACTCTTCATCAACGTCTCCGGCGTGATCTCCCCAACGATCGCACCGTCCTCCACACGCCAGTAAGTTTTATTCCCCTCCCAGCCGTTCAGCGTCTTCCCATCGAAGATCGGCTGAAACCCCGGCTCCTCCTCCGTCAACGCCACCGGCCGGTCGCTTTGCTTCGGCGCATAAGGCACCGCCGGTTGCTGTGCGAACAGCGTGACCACCCAACCGGAGAACAACGCCACCAAGGTAAGACGAATCATAGGAGAAATTGAGGTGTTTAACTAACTCTACAACACGCCGTCATAAACAACCGCGCGCTTCACCAACAGCCCACTCCCGATCCCGTCACAACCTTCCGGCCATCGGAGCGTCACCTCACCACCCGCGTCGCCCCTGCCGTCGTGAACCGGATCTCCGTCGGCACCTTGTCCAGCGTCGTCAGAACTTCCTCCACCGTCTGCGACGACTGCGCTTCATTCGCCGCGATAAACCGCACCTTGATCGACACCTGCTCCTTAAGGAATCCCCGCCCATTCGCCTGCACCACCACGCGGCACGGCGTCTTCCCGCACGGTTTGCCATTCACCACCACCGTCGCACCCGCCGGCTCTGACTCCACCATCAACGCATACTCGCCCTCCCTGAGCGCGGGCACCGTCGGCCCCGCCGGCCTCGGTTTCGCCGACGGCCCAGGCTTCTTCCGCATCACCGGCTCCGTCACAACCGGCTCAGCCACCACCGCGGGCTCAACCGCTTTCATCTCAGCGAGCGGCTCTGCGTTCACCGGCTCGCGTGCCGGCGCTAGCGACTGGCCTGCACGCGGCGTACTCGCGCAACCCGCGAAAAACGCAGATCCGCTCAACAGACAAAAAA from Nibricoccus aquaticus includes:
- a CDS encoding 3-keto-disaccharide hydrolase; translated protein: MIRLTLVALFSGWVVTLFAQQPAVPYAPKQSDRPVALTEEEPGFQPIFDGKTLNGWEGNKTYWRVEDGAIVGEITPETLMKSNTFLVWQGGRPKDFELRLECRISERGNSGINYRSVMAEDKVTPANAFAMRGPQLDIDGRKQYFGGNYEEKGRLFLGVRGGVSRVTGGRPPTLLARTGEEAELAQAITDGWNSVHLIARGNVFTHIINGRVMCVVIDDDEANHPVEGFIGVQVHSGPPMKVEYRNVRLKTF
- a CDS encoding PEGA domain-containing protein, encoding MIFRLVVFCLLSGSAFFAGCASTPRAGQSLAPAREPVNAEPLAEMKAVEPAVVAEPVVTEPVMRKKPGPSAKPRPAGPTVPALREGEYALMVESEPAGATVVVNGKPCGKTPCRVVVQANGRGFLKEQVSIKVRFIAANEAQSSQTVEEVLTTLDKVPTEIRFTTAGATRVVR